Proteins from one Cicer arietinum cultivar CDC Frontier isolate Library 1 chromosome 3, Cicar.CDCFrontier_v2.0, whole genome shotgun sequence genomic window:
- the LOC101494557 gene encoding probable inactive leucine-rich repeat receptor-like protein kinase At3g03770, translating to MLFSMANKGHYCLFLLLVTFSLCVYHSEQLQSSHTQTLLRIQQLLNFPSSLSNWNNSTDFCNTDSNSSFTVVCYEDTITQLHIIGQRKNPTPLPKNFSIDSFVTTLAKLSTLKVLTLVSLGIWGPLPGKIARLSSLEIVNMSSNHLYGSIPMELSSLTNLQTLILDENMFSDQLPIWIDLLSALTVLSLKHNLFNGSLPNSLGSLENLRILSLSHNRLYGVVPDLSHLRNLQVLELDGNAFGPLFPKLGNKLVTLVLRDNKFRSGIPDEMSSYYQLERFDISSNTFVGPFQPALLSLPSIGYLNISQNKLTGMLFENLSCNSKLEVVDLSSNLLTGSLPKCLVSNSSDRIRTVLYGRNCLETMNQNQQPPPFCHTEALAVGILPDTKKHKKQVSKVVLTLGIVGGALGGVALLLLILFIVRRGNGRSKMKNPPTRLISENAASGYTSKLLSDARYISQTKKFGALGLPNYRSLSLEEIEAATNNFDTASLMGEDSYGEMYKGQLKNGSFVVIRCIKMKKRYSTQNFMHHMELISKLRHRHLVSALGHCFECSLEDSSVSKIFLVFEYIPNGTLRSWTSDGHTGKSLNWTQRIGASIGVAKGIQFLHTGIVPGVYSNNIKIEDVLLDHSLVAKITSYNLPLLSNIGKVRHGNSSKHSGINKSGKHEDKCDIYDFGVILLELILGRTIKTTNDAEAFKDLLQASLGADEDARRSIVDQAIRKACLDQSLKTMMEICVRCLIKEPAERPSIEDVLWNLQFAAQVQDAWRGDSQSSEGSPGSPLDPQRMSFH from the exons ATGCTTTTTTCAATGGCAAATAAAGGCCATTACTGTTTGTTTCTGTTGTTGGTTACCTTTTCACTTTGTGTATATCATTCAGAGCAACTTCAATCCTCACACACTCAAACCCTGTTAAGAATTCAACAACTATTAAACTTCCCTTCTTCTTTAAGCAATTGGAATAACTCCACTGACTTTTGTAACACAGATTCAAACTCTTCATTCACTGTGGTATGCTATGAAGACACAATAACACAACTTCACATAATAGGTCAAAGAAAAAATCCAACACCTCTCCCTAAAAACTTCTCAATAGATTCATTTGTCACAACACTAGCAAAACTTTCTACTTTGAAAGTTCTAACACTAGTTTCTCTTGGTATATGGGGTCCATTACCGGGTAAAATCGCCCGCCTTTCGTCGTTGGAAATAGTTAATATGAGTTCGAATCATCTCTACGGTTCAATCCCTATGGAACTTTCGTCGCTTACAAATCTTCAAACTCTAATTCTTGATGAAAATATGTTTTCTGACCAGCTTCCTATTTGGATTGATTTGCTTTCAGCCTTGACTGTTTTaagtttaaaacacaatttgttCAATGGATCGCTGCCGAATTCGCTCGGTAGCTTGGAGAATTTGAGAATTCTTTCACTTTCTCATAACAGGTTATATGGTGTAGTACCTGATTTGAGCCACTTGAGAAATCTTCAAGTACTTGAGTTGGATGGTAATGCTTTTGGACCTTTGTTTCCTAAGCTTGGTAACAAGTTGGTTACTTTAGTACTAAGAGATAATAAGTTCAGGTCTGGTATTCCTGATGAAATGAGCTCATATTATCAGCTCGAGCGATTCGATATATCATCGAATACATTTGTAGGGCCATTCCAGCCTGCACTGTTGTCACTTCCTTCTATTGGTTACCTCAACATTTCTCAGAACAAATTAACTGGAATGCTTTTTGAGAATCTGTCTTGCAATTCTAAGCTTGAAGTTGTTGATTTATCATCGAATCTTTTGACTGGGAGCTTGCCTAAATGTTTAGTTTCAAATTCGAGTGATAGGATTAGGACTGTTTTGTATGGTAGAAATTGTCTTGAGACGATGAATCAAAATCAGCAGCCGCCACCTTTTTGTCATACGGAAGCTTTGGCTGTTGGAATATTACCTGATACAAAGAAGCACAAGAAACAAGTATCAAAGGTAGTTCTTACCCTTGGTATTGTAGGTGGTGCTCTTGGAGGAGTAGCCCTTCTTTTGCTGATTTTGTTTATTGTTAGAAGAGGAAATGGTAGAAGCAAAATGAAGAATCCTCCAACAAGATTAATATCAGAGAATGCAGCTTCTGGATACACCTCTAAGTTGCTTTCTGATGCAA GATatatatctcaaacaaagaagttTGGAGCACTTGGGCTGCCAAACTATCGTAGTTTATCATTAGAAGAGATTGAGGCAGCTACAAACAACTTTGACACAGCTTCTTTAATGGGTGAAGATTCTTATGGAGAG ATGTACAAAGGTCAGCTGAAGAATGGATCCTTTGTTGTTATTAGATgtatcaaaatgaaaaaaagataCAGCACTCAAAACTTCATGCACCACATGGAGCTTATATCAAAACTTAGGCATCGCCATTTAGTCAGCGCTCTTGGACACTGCTTTGAATGTTCTTTAGAAGATTCAAGTGTCAGCAAAATAtttcttgtatttgaatacatacCAAATGGCACATTAAGGAGCTGGACATCTg ATGGACACACTGGAAAATCTCTGAATTGGACCCAACGCATAGGAGCTTCAATTGGTGTAGCAAAGGGAATCCAATTTTTGCATACAGGAATTGTTCCTGGTGTATATTCAAACAATATCAAAATAGAGGATGTTTTATTGGATCACAGTCTTGTTGCAAAAATCACCAGTTATAACCTGCCTTTGTTATCTAACATTGGAAAG GTTCGGCATGGAAATTCATCCAAACATTCTGGTATCAATAAAAG TGGGAAGCATGAAGATAAGTGTGATATATATGACTTTGGAGTAATACTACTGGAACTCATTCTAGGAAGGACAATAAAGACAACAAATGATGCAGAAGCTTTTAAGGATCTG TTGCAAGCAAGCTTAGGAGCTGATGAGGACGCTCGGAGGAGCATTGTTGATCAAGCAATTCGCAAGGCTTGCTTGGATCAATCATTGAAGACAATGATGGAGATTTGTGTGAGGTGTCTGATTAAAGAGCCAGCAGAAAGGCCATCCATAGAGGATGTTTTGTGGAATTTGCAGTTTGCTGCTCAAGTACAAGATGCTTGGAGAGGAGATTCTCAAAGTAGTGAGGGGTCACCAGGCTCTCCTCTAGACCCTCAACGAATGTCCTTTCATTAG